In a single window of the Ascaphus truei isolate aAscTru1 unplaced genomic scaffold, aAscTru1.hap1 HAP1_SCAFFOLD_1162, whole genome shotgun sequence genome:
- the LOC142475324 gene encoding histone H1-like encodes MAETAPAPPPPAESAAKKKQPKKAAGASKSRPAKSGPSASDLIVRAVSASKERSGVSLSALKKALAAGGYDVEKNNSRLKLALKGLVSKETLIQLKGSGASGSFKLNKKQLESKEKAAKKKDVGKPKKPVAKKPAKSPKKPKKAPAGVKKSPKKVKKPAAAKKPAKSPKKSKAAKPRKAVKSPAAKKAAKPKAAKSPAKAKAAKPKAAKPKRAAAPKK; translated from the coding sequence atggccgagaccgctcctgctcctcctcctccagctgaaagcgccgccaagaagaagcagccgaaGAAAGCGGCCGGAGCCTCGAAAAGCCGCCCAGCAAAGTCCGGTCCCAGCGCGTCCGATCTGATAGTGAGAGCTGTGTCCGCCTCTAAGGAGCGCAGCGGGGTCTCCCTGTCCGCTCTGAAGAAGGCTCTGGCTGCAGGAGGCTACGACGTGGAGAAGAATAACAGCCGCCTGAAGCTGGCTCTCAAGGGCTTGGTGAGCAAGGAAACCCTGATCCAGCTGAAAGGGAGCGGAGCCTCCGGATCGTTCAAGCTGAATAAGAAGCAGctggagagcaaggagaaggcggccAAGAAAAAGGATGTGGGGAAACCCAAGAAGCCAGTGGCAAAGAAACCCGCCAAGTCCCCCAAGAAACCCAAAAAGGCTCCGGCGGGAGTGAAGAAAAGCCCCAAAAAGGTCAAGAAACCGGCGGCCGCCAAGAAGCCAGCAAAAAGCCCGAAGAAGTCTAAAGCTGCCAAGCCCAGGAAGGCTGTGAAGAGCCCGGCGGCTAAAAAGGCTGCGAAGCCAAAAGCTGCTAAGAGTCCAGCTAAGGCCAAGGCAGCCAAACCCAAAGCAGCAAAGCCCAAGAGGGCGGCAGCTCCTAAGAAGTGA